In Pseudomonas fluorescens, a genomic segment contains:
- a CDS encoding Tex family protein, with translation MDSINSRIAEELGVRPQQVEAAVALLDEGSTVPFIARYRKEVTGSLDDIQLRHLEERLRYLRELDERRISILASIEEQGKLTPQLERDIKLADTKTRLEDLYLPYKQKRRTKGQIALEAGLGELADGLFNDPSLTPETEAARFINAEKGVADVKAALEGAKYILMERFAEDANLLEKLRNYLKQEATLSARVIAGKEEEGAKFRDYFEHDEPLKSMPSHRALAIFRGRNEGILSSALKVGDELPGTMHPCEGMIGQQFGIQNQNRPADKWLGEVVRWTWKVKLYTHLETDLLGELRDGAETEAINVFAHNLHDLLLAAPAGPRATLGLDPGLRTGCKVAVVDATGKLLDHATVYPHVPHNKWDQTLAILAALCAKHAVDLIAIGNGTASRETDKLAAELIKKYPAMKMTKVMVSEAGASVYSASELASKEFPDLDVSIRGAVSIARRLQDPLAELVKIDPKSIGVGQYQHDVSQLKLARGLDAVVEDCVNAVGVDVNTASVALLARISGLNATLAQNIVTHRDENGAFKTRAALKKVARLGEKTFEQAAGFLRVMNGDNPLDASAVHPEAYPLVQRIAAETDRDIRSLIGDAAFLKRLDPKKYTDETFGVPTITDILQELEKPGRDPRPEFKTAEFQDGVEDLKDLQLGMILEGVVTNVTNFGAFVDIGVHQDGLVHISALSEKFIKDPREAVKAGDVVKVKVMEVDIPRKRVGLSMRMSDTPGEKIDGARGARPGSAPRPSQNNAPRKETATAAPANNAMASLFANAKQLKKR, from the coding sequence ATGGACAGCATCAACAGCCGCATCGCCGAAGAACTCGGCGTACGCCCACAACAGGTCGAAGCGGCCGTCGCTCTACTGGATGAAGGCTCCACGGTGCCCTTCATCGCCCGTTACCGAAAAGAAGTGACCGGCAGCCTCGACGACATCCAGTTGCGACACTTGGAAGAACGCCTGCGCTACCTGCGAGAACTCGACGAACGGCGCATCAGTATCCTCGCCAGCATCGAGGAACAGGGCAAGTTGACCCCGCAATTGGAACGCGACATCAAGCTCGCCGACACCAAGACCCGCCTCGAAGACCTTTACCTGCCCTACAAACAGAAGCGCCGCACCAAGGGCCAGATCGCCCTGGAGGCCGGCCTGGGCGAGCTGGCCGACGGCCTGTTCAACGACCCGTCGCTGACCCCGGAGACCGAAGCCGCGCGCTTCATCAACGCCGAAAAAGGCGTCGCCGATGTGAAGGCCGCCCTCGAAGGCGCCAAGTACATCCTGATGGAGCGTTTCGCCGAAGACGCCAACCTGCTGGAAAAACTGCGCAATTACCTGAAACAGGAAGCCACCCTCAGCGCCCGCGTCATCGCCGGCAAAGAGGAAGAAGGCGCCAAGTTCCGCGACTATTTCGAACACGACGAACCGCTGAAAAGCATGCCGTCCCACCGCGCCCTGGCGATTTTCCGCGGCCGCAACGAAGGCATTCTCAGCTCCGCGCTGAAAGTCGGCGACGAACTGCCCGGTACCATGCACCCGTGCGAAGGCATGATCGGCCAGCAATTCGGCATCCAGAACCAGAACCGTCCTGCCGACAAGTGGCTCGGTGAAGTGGTGCGCTGGACCTGGAAGGTCAAGCTCTACACCCACCTGGAAACCGACCTGCTCGGCGAGCTGCGCGACGGTGCCGAAACCGAGGCGATCAACGTATTCGCCCACAACCTGCATGACCTGCTGCTGGCCGCCCCGGCCGGCCCGCGCGCCACACTGGGCCTCGACCCGGGCCTGCGCACCGGCTGCAAGGTCGCCGTGGTCGACGCCACCGGCAAGTTGCTGGACCACGCCACCGTGTACCCGCACGTACCGCACAACAAGTGGGACCAGACCCTCGCGATCCTGGCCGCCCTGTGCGCCAAGCACGCCGTGGACCTGATCGCCATCGGCAACGGCACCGCCAGCCGTGAAACCGACAAGCTGGCCGCCGAACTGATCAAAAAATACCCAGCAATGAAGATGACCAAGGTGATGGTTTCCGAAGCCGGTGCGTCGGTGTATTCGGCGTCGGAGCTGGCGTCCAAGGAATTCCCGGACCTCGATGTGTCGATCCGTGGCGCCGTGTCCATCGCCCGTCGCCTGCAGGATCCGTTGGCCGAGCTGGTGAAGATCGACCCTAAATCCATCGGCGTCGGCCAGTACCAGCACGACGTGTCGCAGCTGAAACTGGCGCGCGGCCTGGATGCGGTCGTGGAAGACTGCGTGAACGCCGTGGGCGTGGACGTGAACACCGCCTCCGTCGCACTGCTGGCGCGTATCTCCGGGCTCAACGCCACCCTGGCACAGAACATCGTGACCCATCGCGACGAAAACGGTGCGTTCAAGACCCGCGCCGCGCTGAAAAAAGTCGCCCGCCTGGGCGAAAAAACCTTCGAACAGGCCGCCGGCTTCCTGCGCGTCATGAACGGCGACAACCCACTGGACGCCTCGGCGGTCCACCCGGAAGCCTACCCGCTGGTCCAGCGCATTGCCGCCGAGACCGACCGCGATATCCGTTCGCTGATCGGCGATGCCGCATTCCTCAAGCGCCTGGACCCGAAGAAGTACACCGATGAAACCTTCGGCGTACCGACCATCACCGACATCCTGCAAGAGTTGGAGAAACCTGGCCGCGACCCGCGTCCCGAGTTCAAGACCGCCGAGTTCCAGGACGGCGTCGAAGACCTCAAGGACCTGCAACTGGGCATGATCCTCGAAGGCGTGGTGACCAACGTGACCAACTTCGGCGCCTTCGTGGACATCGGCGTGCATCAGGACGGCTTGGTGCATATCTCTGCACTTTCGGAGAAGTTCATCAAGGACCCGCGCGAAGCGGTGAAAGCCGGTGATGTGGTCAAGGTCAAGGTCATGGAAGTCGACATCCCGCGCAAACGCGTCGGCCTGTCGATGCGCATGAGCGACACCCCCGGCGAGAAAATCGACGGCGCCCGTGGCGCACGCCCAGGCTCGGCCCCCCGGCCGTCGCAGAACAACGCGCCGCGCAAGGAAACCGCGACCGCCGCCCCGGCCAACAACGCCATGGCTTCGCTGTTCGCCAATGCCAAGCAGTTGAAGAAGCGCTGA
- a CDS encoding PaaI family thioesterase, producing MEIPAGLTQSAFSELIGCRLQRLEPGVAEVALTLEPHLRNRAGKLHGGAIFSLVDITMGLACSSSHGFDQQSATIECKINYIRAVEDGDVLCTSRVIHAGRRTLVVEADVYQDERLVAKAQGTFAVL from the coding sequence ATGGAGATCCCAGCCGGCTTGACCCAGAGCGCGTTCAGCGAGCTGATCGGCTGCCGCCTGCAACGCCTGGAGCCAGGCGTTGCCGAGGTGGCCCTGACCCTGGAGCCGCACTTGCGCAACCGCGCAGGCAAGCTCCATGGCGGGGCGATTTTCAGCCTGGTGGACATCACCATGGGGCTGGCGTGCTCCAGCTCCCATGGGTTCGACCAGCAGAGCGCGACCATCGAGTGCAAGATCAACTACATCCGCGCCGTGGAAGACGGTGATGTGCTGTGCACCTCCCGAGTGATCCACGCAGGCCGTCGCACGCTGGTGGTCGAGGCTGACGTGTACCAGGACGAAAGACTTGTCGCAAAAGCGCAAGGCACCTTCGCTGTCCTATAG
- the gshA gene encoding glutamate--cysteine ligase: MSELLNRRLALLGKREHLSLLEHCLHGIERECLRVTSEGRLAQTPHPEALGAALTHEQITTDYSESLLEFITPALPNPADTLSSLDKIHRFAYSKLGSEYLWSPSMPCPLPAEEDIPIAYYGTSNIGQLKYVYRKGLALRYGKTMQCIAGIHYNFSLPEQLWPLLKETEGFVGTDRDYQSDAYIALIRNFRRYSWLLMYLFGASPALDAGFLRGRSHQLEVLDADTLYLPYATSLRMSDLGYQSNAQAGLTPCYNDLASYTDSLRKAVATPYAPYVEIGTHKDGEWVQLNTNILQIENEYYSNIRPKRVTYTGERPIQALMARGIQYIEVRCLDINPFLPMGIDLPESRFLDAFLLYCALNDSPLFANNECGNATSNFLSVVKEGRRPGLQLQRKGQAVDMKEWATELLEQIAPLAALLDESHGITEHSQALDAQLAKVNDPSLTPSAQVLAAMAERKESFAQFSLHQSEVHAEHFRQEPLPAAEQARFEELARTSLAQQAELEQNEVGDFDVFVGSYQASILAISN, translated from the coding sequence TTGAGCGAACTTCTCAACCGCCGCCTGGCCCTGCTCGGCAAGCGCGAACACCTCTCCCTGCTAGAGCATTGCCTGCATGGCATCGAGCGCGAATGCCTGCGTGTCACCAGTGAGGGACGCCTGGCGCAAACCCCGCACCCCGAAGCCCTGGGCGCCGCGTTGACCCATGAGCAGATCACCACCGACTACTCGGAATCGCTGCTGGAGTTCATTACACCAGCCCTGCCCAACCCGGCCGATACCCTGAGCAGCCTGGACAAGATCCATCGCTTCGCTTATTCCAAGCTCGGCAGCGAATACCTGTGGAGCCCCTCGATGCCGTGCCCGTTGCCGGCCGAGGAAGATATTCCGATTGCCTACTACGGCACCTCCAATATCGGCCAGCTCAAGTATGTGTACCGCAAGGGCCTGGCCTTGCGTTACGGCAAGACCATGCAATGCATCGCCGGGATTCACTACAACTTCTCGTTGCCGGAACAGCTGTGGCCACTGCTCAAGGAAACCGAAGGTTTTGTTGGCACCGACCGCGACTACCAGTCCGACGCCTATATCGCGCTGATCCGTAACTTCCGCCGCTACAGCTGGCTGCTGATGTACCTGTTCGGCGCCTCGCCGGCCCTGGACGCCGGCTTCCTGCGCGGGCGCTCGCACCAGTTGGAAGTGCTGGATGCCGACACCCTGTACCTGCCGTACGCCACCAGCCTGCGCATGAGCGACCTGGGTTACCAGAGCAACGCCCAGGCCGGCCTGACGCCGTGCTACAACGACCTCGCCAGCTACACCGACAGCCTGCGCAAGGCAGTCGCAACGCCCTACGCGCCCTACGTCGAAATCGGCACCCACAAGGACGGTGAATGGGTTCAGCTCAACACCAACATCCTGCAGATCGAAAACGAGTACTACTCCAACATCCGCCCCAAGCGCGTGACCTACACCGGCGAGCGGCCGATCCAGGCCCTGATGGCGCGCGGCATCCAGTACATCGAAGTGCGTTGCCTGGACATCAACCCGTTCCTGCCGATGGGCATCGACCTGCCGGAGTCGCGCTTCCTCGACGCCTTCCTGTTGTATTGCGCGCTGAACGACAGCCCGTTGTTCGCCAACAACGAGTGCGGCAACGCCACCTCCAACTTCCTCAGCGTGGTCAAGGAAGGCCGCCGCCCCGGCCTGCAATTGCAGCGCAAGGGCCAGGCCGTGGACATGAAGGAATGGGCCACCGAGTTGCTGGAGCAGATCGCGCCCCTGGCAGCCCTGCTTGATGAAAGCCACGGCATCACCGAGCACAGCCAGGCGCTGGACGCTCAGTTGGCCAAGGTCAACGACCCGTCGCTGACCCCCTCGGCCCAAGTGCTGGCGGCGATGGCCGAACGCAAGGAAAGCTTCGCGCAGTTCTCCCTGCACCAAAGCGAGGTGCATGCCGAGCATTTCCGCCAGGAGCCACTGCCAGCTGCTGAGCAGGCGCGCTTTGAAGAGCTGGCGCGCACGTCGCTGGCACAACAGGCGGAACTGGAGCAGAACGAAGTGGGCGACTTTGATGTGTTTGTCGGGTCGTACCAGGCGAGCATCCTCGCCATCAGCAACTAA
- the tauA gene encoding taurine ABC transporter substrate-binding protein, whose protein sequence is MKLLTPLRLLAALSLAGASLFAQAADVTIAYQTTVDPAKVAQADGAYEKATHAKIDWRKFDNGADIIAAIASGDVQIGYLGSSPLTAAITRKVPVETFLVATQIGGAEALVARNGSGINGPQDLIGKKVAVPFVSTGHYSLLAALKHWNIDPSKVTILNLAPPAIIAAWKRGDIDATYVWDPALGVAKENGKVLITSGELAKFGAPTFDAWIVRKDFAEKHPEIVSAFAKVTLDAYAEYRKDPQAWLADKGNVDKLVKLSGAKASDIPLLLQGNVYPLAADQVTLLGAPTTKAVTDTAAFLKEQGKVEAVLPDYAPYVSAKFITH, encoded by the coding sequence TTGAAACTGCTTACCCCTCTGCGCCTCTTGGCGGCGTTGTCCCTGGCCGGTGCCAGCCTGTTTGCCCAGGCGGCGGATGTGACCATCGCCTACCAGACCACCGTGGACCCGGCCAAAGTCGCCCAGGCCGACGGTGCTTATGAAAAAGCCACCCACGCCAAGATCGACTGGCGCAAATTCGACAATGGCGCCGATATCATCGCCGCCATCGCCTCCGGCGATGTGCAAATCGGCTACCTCGGTTCCAGCCCACTGACCGCTGCGATCACCCGCAAAGTGCCAGTGGAAACCTTCCTCGTCGCCACCCAGATCGGCGGTGCCGAAGCCCTGGTGGCGCGCAACGGTTCCGGGATCAACGGCCCCCAGGACCTGATCGGCAAGAAAGTCGCGGTACCGTTCGTATCCACCGGCCACTACAGCCTGTTGGCCGCGCTGAAGCATTGGAATATCGACCCGTCGAAAGTCACCATCCTCAACCTCGCACCACCGGCAATCATCGCCGCCTGGAAGCGCGGTGATATCGACGCCACCTACGTGTGGGACCCAGCCCTGGGCGTAGCCAAGGAAAACGGCAAGGTGCTGATCACCTCCGGCGAACTGGCCAAGTTCGGTGCGCCCACCTTCGATGCGTGGATCGTGCGTAAGGACTTTGCCGAGAAACACCCGGAAATCGTCAGCGCGTTCGCCAAAGTCACGCTCGATGCCTACGCCGAGTACCGCAAAGACCCACAAGCCTGGCTGGCCGACAAAGGCAACGTCGACAAGCTGGTGAAACTCTCCGGCGCCAAGGCCAGCGACATCCCGTTGCTGCTGCAAGGCAACGTCTACCCGCTGGCCGCTGACCAGGTGACCTTGCTGGGCGCACCGACCACCAAAGCGGTGACCGACACCGCCGCGTTCCTCAAGGAACAAGGCAAGGTCGAGGCCGTGCTGCCGGACTACGCCCCTTACGTCAGCGCCAAGTTCATCACCCACTGA
- the tauB gene encoding taurine ABC transporter ATP-binding subunit, with the protein MALLQLERISAQYPGATEPVLSDISLNLGPQQLLVALGPSGSGKTSLLNLIAGFVEPSAGRITLDGIPVKGPSAERGVVFQDDALLPWQDVLANVGFGLELAGVPKAQREARAREMLALVDLAGFDSRRIWQLSGGQKQRVGLARALAADPRVLLMDEPFGALDAFTREQMQELLLQVWKRTAKPTFLITHDIEEAVFLATDLILLAPNPGQIVERLHLDFGQRYAAGEAARAIKSDPRFIETREHVLGKVFSQRQVSA; encoded by the coding sequence ATGGCCTTGCTACAACTGGAGCGCATCAGCGCACAGTACCCAGGCGCCACAGAACCGGTACTGTCTGACATTTCACTGAACCTTGGGCCTCAGCAATTGCTGGTGGCCCTCGGCCCGTCCGGCAGTGGCAAGACTTCGCTGTTGAACCTGATCGCCGGCTTTGTCGAACCTTCTGCCGGGCGCATCACCCTCGATGGCATACCGGTCAAAGGCCCCAGCGCCGAACGCGGCGTGGTGTTCCAGGACGACGCCCTGCTGCCCTGGCAGGACGTGCTGGCCAACGTCGGTTTCGGCCTTGAGCTGGCCGGCGTGCCCAAGGCGCAACGCGAAGCCCGTGCGCGAGAAATGCTCGCGCTGGTGGACCTGGCCGGTTTTGACAGCCGCCGCATCTGGCAACTGTCAGGCGGGCAGAAACAGCGCGTGGGCCTGGCTCGCGCCCTGGCGGCAGATCCTCGCGTATTGCTGATGGACGAACCCTTCGGTGCCCTCGATGCCTTCACCCGCGAGCAGATGCAGGAGCTGTTGCTGCAAGTCTGGAAGCGCACGGCCAAGCCGACCTTCCTGATTACCCATGACATCGAAGAGGCCGTGTTCCTTGCCACCGACCTGATCCTGCTGGCGCCCAACCCAGGTCAGATCGTCGAGCGCCTGCACCTGGACTTCGGCCAGCGCTACGCGGCCGGTGAAGCGGCGCGTGCGATCAAGTCCGACCCACGCTTTATCGAAACCCGTGAACACGTGCTGGGCAAAGTGTTCTCGCAACGGCAGGTGTCCGCATGA
- the tauC gene encoding taurine ABC transporter permease TauC codes for MSSYELPATAAKPVAHVVIPARRSLSTRWISLLTMVALLAIWWAVTATGLIEPLFLPPPSAVLQKGWLLATSGYMDSTLWQHLGASLSRIGLGLGFAVLTAVPVGIAIGSNRIARGILDPLIEFYRPIPPLAYLPLIVIWCGIGELSKVLLIYLAIFAPIAIATATGVRTVDPAKLRAAQSLGATRAQLIRHVILPSALPDILTGVRIGLGVGWSTLVAAELIAATSGLGFMVQSAAQFLVTDVVVLGILVIALIAFAMEMGLRALQRKLVPWHGQAH; via the coding sequence ATGAGCAGCTACGAACTCCCCGCCACCGCTGCAAAACCGGTAGCGCACGTGGTTATCCCCGCGCGTCGCAGCTTGAGCACACGCTGGATCAGCCTGCTGACCATGGTCGCCTTGCTGGCGATCTGGTGGGCGGTGACCGCCACGGGCTTGATCGAACCGCTGTTCCTGCCGCCGCCATCCGCCGTGCTGCAAAAGGGCTGGTTGCTGGCGACCTCCGGCTACATGGATTCCACTCTGTGGCAGCACCTGGGCGCGAGCCTCAGCCGTATCGGCCTGGGCTTGGGCTTTGCGGTGTTGACCGCCGTCCCCGTGGGTATTGCCATCGGTTCCAACCGCATTGCCCGCGGCATTCTCGACCCGCTGATCGAGTTCTACCGGCCGATTCCGCCCCTGGCCTACCTGCCGTTGATCGTGATCTGGTGTGGTATCGGCGAGCTGTCCAAGGTGTTGCTGATTTACCTGGCGATCTTTGCGCCGATCGCCATCGCCACCGCCACCGGTGTGCGCACCGTCGACCCGGCCAAGCTGCGCGCCGCGCAGTCATTGGGCGCCACCCGCGCGCAGTTGATCCGCCATGTGATCCTGCCCAGCGCGCTGCCGGACATTCTCACCGGTGTGCGCATTGGTTTAGGGGTGGGCTGGTCGACCCTGGTCGCCGCCGAGTTGATCGCCGCCACCAGCGGCCTGGGTTTCATGGTGCAGTCAGCGGCGCAATTCCTGGTCACCGATGTGGTGGTGCTTGGCATTCTGGTGATCGCACTGATCGCCTTCGCCATGGAAATGGGCCTGCGCGCCCTGCAGCGTAAATTAGTGCCATGGCACGGCCAGGCACATTAA
- the tauD gene encoding taurine dioxygenase, whose amino-acid sequence MSSLTVTPLSTALGAQISGVDITQPLNIEQRDAIEQALLTHSVLFFRDQPITPQQQARFAANFGDLHIHPIYPNVPEQPEVLILDTAVTDVRDNAVWHTDVTFLPTPALGAVLSAKQLPAFGGDTLWASGIAAYEALSEPLKALLNELTATHDFIKSFPLERFGNTAEDLARWEETRKKNPPLSHPVVRTHPVSGRKSLFVSEGFTTRINELEPAESEAILKLLFAHATRPEFTIRWRWQENDVAFWDNRVTQHYAVDDYRPQRRVMHRATILGDVPF is encoded by the coding sequence ATGAGCAGCCTGACCGTTACCCCATTGAGCACCGCCCTGGGCGCCCAGATCAGTGGCGTGGATATCACCCAACCGCTGAACATCGAACAACGCGACGCCATCGAACAGGCGTTGCTCACCCACTCCGTGCTGTTCTTCCGCGACCAGCCGATCACGCCGCAGCAACAGGCGCGGTTTGCGGCGAATTTCGGCGACCTGCACATCCACCCGATCTACCCCAACGTGCCGGAACAGCCCGAAGTGCTGATCCTCGACACCGCCGTCACCGACGTACGCGACAATGCCGTATGGCACACCGACGTGACCTTCCTGCCCACCCCTGCCCTCGGCGCGGTGTTGAGTGCCAAGCAGCTGCCCGCGTTTGGTGGCGACACGTTGTGGGCCAGTGGCATTGCCGCGTACGAGGCGTTGTCGGAGCCGTTGAAAGCGCTGCTCAACGAACTGACGGCAACCCATGACTTCATCAAGTCCTTCCCGCTGGAGCGCTTCGGCAACACCGCCGAAGACCTGGCGCGTTGGGAAGAAACCCGCAAGAAGAACCCACCGCTGTCACACCCTGTGGTGCGCACGCATCCGGTGAGTGGGCGCAAGTCGCTGTTCGTCAGTGAGGGGTTCACCACCAGGATCAATGAGCTTGAGCCTGCTGAAAGCGAGGCGATCCTCAAGCTGTTGTTCGCCCATGCGACCCGCCCGGAGTTCACCATTCGCTGGCGCTGGCAGGAAAATGACGTGGCGTTCTGGGATAACCGCGTAACCCAGCATTACGCGGTGGATGACTACCGGCCGCAACGGCGGGTGATGCATCGGGCGACGATTCTTGGGGATGTGCCGTTCTAG
- the mgrA gene encoding L-glyceraldehyde 3-phosphate reductase → MTYIAAENRYESIPYRRVGRSGLVLPALSLGLWHNFGDSTPIDTQRALLRTAFDLGINHFDLANNYGPPYGSAEINFGRLLREDFKHYRDELIISSKAGWDMWPGPYGQGGGSRKYVLASLDQSLQRLGVDYVDIFYSHRFDADTPLEETASALATAVQQGKALYIGISSYSGVKTREIATLLKEWKVPLLIHQPAYNLLNRWVEKDLLDTTEELGAGVIAFTPLAQGLLTDKYLNGVPADARVNRPGGGSLQAKHLSETNIAHVRALNEIAQRRGQSLAQLALAWTLRDPRVTSALIGASRPEQIIENVGALKNLSFTSEELAEIDRFAQEGGINLWEKPSSAE, encoded by the coding sequence ATGACTTACATTGCTGCCGAAAACCGCTATGAATCTATCCCGTATCGCCGCGTAGGCCGCAGTGGACTGGTGCTGCCGGCACTGTCCCTGGGCCTGTGGCACAACTTTGGCGACAGCACCCCGATCGACACACAACGCGCCCTGTTGCGCACCGCGTTCGACCTTGGGATCAACCACTTCGACCTGGCCAACAACTACGGCCCGCCCTACGGCAGCGCCGAGATCAACTTCGGCCGTTTGCTGCGCGAAGACTTCAAGCACTACCGCGACGAATTGATCATCTCCAGCAAAGCCGGTTGGGACATGTGGCCGGGCCCTTACGGCCAGGGCGGCGGCTCGCGCAAATATGTGCTGGCAAGCCTGGACCAGAGCCTGCAACGCCTGGGCGTCGACTACGTGGATATTTTCTACTCCCACCGCTTCGACGCCGACACCCCCCTGGAAGAAACCGCCAGCGCCCTCGCCACCGCCGTGCAACAGGGCAAGGCGCTGTACATCGGTATCTCTTCTTACTCCGGTGTGAAAACCCGCGAAATCGCCACCCTGCTCAAAGAGTGGAAAGTGCCGCTGCTGATCCACCAACCGGCCTATAACCTGCTTAACCGCTGGGTGGAAAAAGACCTGCTGGACACCACCGAAGAACTCGGCGCCGGGGTGATCGCATTCACGCCGCTGGCCCAGGGCCTGCTCACCGACAAGTACCTCAACGGCGTGCCGGCCGACGCCCGGGTCAACCGTCCGGGTGGCGGTTCGTTGCAGGCCAAGCACCTGTCTGAAACCAACATCGCCCACGTACGTGCACTGAACGAAATCGCCCAGCGCCGTGGCCAAAGCCTGGCGCAACTGGCGCTGGCCTGGACCTTGCGTGACCCTCGGGTGACCAGCGCGCTGATCGGTGCAAGCCGGCCGGAGCAGATCATCGAGAACGTCGGGGCGTTGAAGAACTTGAGCTTCACCTCCGAGGAACTGGCGGAGATCGATCGGTTTGCGCAGGAAGGCGGGATCAACTTGTGGGAAAAGCCATCCAGCGCTGAATAA
- a CDS encoding OprD family outer membrane porin, producing MKTFLSPVVGAAMASFMLSAHADFIDDSHADVTLLNRYLNQQGRDVVGSNAKAHSIRDWGQGFEFNFKSGYTEGPVGFGLDLQAFYGLKLDSGGDLNDKDHLGRYPGSMFPLDNGKSADQFGVLSPTFKMRFAKDELRVGTLYGNNPVLANTDGRLYQQTNTGVQLVSKDLSDFTFTGGDIFKTKIRNETGDQGMITAGGTKESDRFLFGGADYSGIQNTTVSLWYSNLEDYYQQFFLGAKRHDALSVGAIDTDVRVFRSLGVGGNADGDKDFAGAGLYGDGSTKGRINQSTVSLLESYSLEGHTVGLGIQKNSGDSDFPYLDSGLNSGDNRQGPGSGADTPALTNMQLNKFQHAGERTWLAQYKYDFGKLGLNGLTFSAAYAHGDDIRTAQGTTSEWERNVAVAYQVPTGTLKGLGVTWKNAHASPDITGATVQDENRFYVSYVVPLW from the coding sequence ATGAAGACGTTTTTAAGCCCTGTGGTGGGAGCCGCCATGGCGAGCTTTATGCTGTCTGCCCATGCCGATTTTATCGATGACAGCCACGCCGACGTGACCCTGCTCAACCGCTACCTCAACCAGCAGGGGCGTGACGTGGTTGGCAGCAATGCCAAGGCCCACAGCATTCGGGATTGGGGCCAGGGGTTCGAGTTCAACTTCAAATCGGGCTACACCGAGGGGCCGGTTGGCTTTGGCTTGGACCTGCAAGCGTTCTACGGCTTGAAGCTGGATTCCGGCGGCGACCTCAACGACAAGGACCACCTGGGCCGCTACCCTGGCAGCATGTTCCCGCTGGACAACGGCAAGTCCGCCGACCAATTCGGTGTGCTCAGCCCGACCTTCAAGATGCGCTTTGCCAAGGATGAGTTGCGCGTTGGCACGCTGTACGGCAACAACCCGGTGCTGGCCAACACCGACGGGCGCCTGTACCAGCAGACCAACACCGGTGTGCAACTGGTGTCCAAGGACCTCAGTGACTTTACCTTCACCGGCGGCGATATTTTCAAGACCAAGATCCGCAACGAAACCGGCGACCAGGGCATGATCACCGCTGGCGGGACCAAAGAAAGTGACCGCTTCCTGTTCGGCGGTGCGGACTACAGCGGCATACAGAACACCACTGTCAGCTTGTGGTACTCCAACCTTGAGGATTACTACCAGCAGTTCTTCCTCGGCGCCAAGCGCCATGACGCCTTGTCAGTCGGTGCGATCGACACCGATGTACGCGTGTTCCGCAGCCTGGGGGTAGGCGGTAACGCCGATGGCGACAAAGACTTTGCCGGCGCCGGTTTATATGGCGATGGCAGCACCAAGGGGCGCATCAACCAGTCCACCGTCAGCCTGCTGGAAAGCTACAGCCTGGAGGGCCACACCGTCGGCCTGGGCATCCAGAAAAACAGTGGCGACAGCGACTTCCCATACCTGGATTCCGGCCTGAACAGCGGCGATAACCGTCAAGGGCCTGGCTCGGGTGCCGACACTCCGGCGTTGACCAACATGCAGTTGAACAAATTCCAGCACGCGGGTGAGCGCACCTGGCTGGCGCAATACAAATATGACTTCGGCAAGCTTGGCCTCAACGGCCTGACGTTCTCCGCTGCCTATGCCCACGGCGATGACATCCGCACTGCCCAAGGCACCACCAGCGAATGGGAACGTAACGTGGCCGTGGCCTATCAAGTGCCGACCGGGACCCTCAAGGGCCTTGGTGTCACGTGGAAAAACGCGCACGCCAGCCCGGACATTACCGGCGCCACGGTGCAGGACGAAAACCGCTTCTATGTCAGCTATGTCGTTCCCCTCTGGTAG